One region of Flavobacterium sp. GSB-24 genomic DNA includes:
- the rpsU gene encoding 30S ribosomal protein S21 — MLIIPIKDGENIDRALKRYKRKFDKTGTVRQLRARTAFIKPSVIKRAQIQKAAYIQGLKDSLES, encoded by the coding sequence ATGTTAATTATACCAATTAAAGACGGAGAAAATATCGATAGAGCATTAAAGCGCTATAAAAGAAAATTTGATAAAACAGGAACTGTTCGTCAATTAAGAGCACGTACTGCTTTTATTAAGCCTTCTGTTATCAAAAGAGCTCAAATTCAAAAAGCTGCTTACATCCAAGGCTTGAAAGATAGTTTAGAGAGTTAG
- a CDS encoding tyrosine-type recombinase/integrase, with protein sequence MKTNKEAFRDYLLLEKKYSPHTVGAYLNDIVSFESFVVESFDQDNIDAVNYSQVRSWIVFLVDQNISNVSVNRKMASLKAFYKFLLKTKQIEINPMLKHKALKTPKVVQVPFSEKELKDLLSQIEVPVGFEEVRDKLVVEMFYVTGMRRAELIHLMIKNVDRSAGVIKVLGKRNKERIIPILPIIVDQIDSYIKERDGLDNIVDSDYFFISKKGLKLSESFVYRLINSYFSRVSEKVKKSPHVLRHTFATHLLNNGADLNSVKELLGHSSLASTQVYTHNSLAELKKVYKGAHPRNK encoded by the coding sequence ATGAAAACAAATAAAGAAGCTTTTAGGGATTATCTTTTGTTAGAGAAAAAATATTCTCCTCATACGGTTGGGGCGTATCTAAATGATATTGTTTCTTTTGAGTCTTTTGTTGTTGAATCTTTTGATCAGGATAATATTGATGCTGTAAATTATAGTCAGGTTAGGAGCTGGATTGTTTTTTTGGTTGATCAAAATATTTCTAATGTTTCTGTTAATAGAAAGATGGCTTCTTTAAAAGCATTTTATAAATTCCTTTTAAAAACAAAACAGATTGAGATTAATCCGATGTTGAAACATAAGGCTTTAAAAACGCCAAAAGTTGTTCAGGTTCCTTTTTCTGAAAAAGAATTGAAGGATTTATTAAGTCAAATTGAAGTCCCGGTAGGTTTTGAAGAAGTTCGTGATAAGCTTGTTGTTGAAATGTTTTATGTTACAGGAATGCGTCGTGCTGAATTAATTCATTTAATGATTAAAAATGTTGATCGTTCGGCTGGTGTTATAAAAGTTTTAGGAAAAAGAAATAAAGAACGTATTATTCCTATTTTACCAATTATAGTAGATCAAATTGATTCTTATATAAAGGAGAGAGATGGTTTGGATAATATTGTAGATTCAGACTATTTTTTTATTTCGAAAAAAGGGTTAAAATTGAGTGAATCTTTTGTTTATCGATTAATAAATTCATACTTTAGTAGGGTCTCAGAAAAGGTGAAGAAAAGTCCGCATGTGCTTCGTCATACTTTTGCAACTCACTTATTGAATAATGGGGCAGATTTGAATTCAGTTAAAGAATTATTAGGGCATTCTAGTTTGGCGTCTACGCAAGTTTATACTCATAATAGTTTGGCGGAGCTTAAAAAAGTATATAAAGGTGCGCATCCTAGAAATAAGTGA
- the raiA gene encoding ribosome-associated translation inhibitor RaiA, with protein sequence MKVDVHAVNFTVDRKLVDFIQERMDKLEKYYDRVVSSDVFLKVERTSDKENKVVEIKINVPGDDFLVKKQCKTFEEAVELSAESLERLLVKRKEKIRAHI encoded by the coding sequence ATGAAGGTAGATGTTCATGCAGTTAATTTTACTGTCGACAGAAAATTGGTCGATTTTATTCAGGAAAGAATGGATAAGTTAGAAAAATACTACGATCGAGTGGTTTCTTCAGATGTTTTTTTAAAAGTTGAAAGAACAAGTGATAAAGAAAATAAGGTGGTAGAGATAAAGATTAATGTTCCTGGTGATGATTTTTTGGTAAAAAAACAGTGTAAGACATTTGAGGAGGCGGTTGAGCTTTCTGCAGAATCTTTAGAACGTTTGCTTGTAAAAAGGAAAGAAAAAATAAGAGCACATATTTAA
- the tuf gene encoding elongation factor Tu: MAKENFNRSKPHLNIGTIGHVDHGKTTLTAAITKVLSDAGYCQAKSFDQIDNAPEEKERGITINTSHVEYETANRHYAHVDCPGHADYVKNMVTGAAQMDGAILVVAATDGPMPQTREHILLGRQVGIPRIVVFMNKVDMVDDAELLELVEMEIRDLLSFYEYDGDNGPVIQGSALGGLNNDAAWVPKILELMDAVDAWIEEPVRDVAKPFLMPVEDVFTITGRGTVATGRIETGIANTGDPVEIIGMGAEKLTSTITGVEMFRKILDRGEAGDNVGLLLRGIDKADIKRGMVIIKPGSVKPHAKFKAEVYILKKEEGGRHTPFHNNYRPQFYVRTTDVTGVISLPAGVEMVMPGDNLTIEVALLSPIAMNVGLRFAIREGGRTVGAGQVTEILE, translated from the coding sequence ATGGCAAAGGAGAATTTTAATCGTTCCAAACCGCACTTAAACATAGGTACAATTGGACACGTGGATCACGGAAAAACTACATTAACTGCTGCAATTACTAAAGTATTGTCAGATGCTGGTTACTGTCAAGCAAAATCGTTTGATCAAATCGATAACGCTCCAGAGGAGAAAGAAAGAGGTATTACTATTAATACATCACACGTAGAGTATGAAACAGCTAACCGTCACTACGCTCACGTTGACTGTCCAGGTCACGCGGATTACGTAAAGAACATGGTTACTGGAGCAGCTCAAATGGACGGAGCTATCTTAGTAGTTGCTGCTACAGATGGTCCAATGCCACAAACTCGTGAGCACATCCTTTTAGGTCGTCAGGTTGGTATTCCAAGAATCGTTGTTTTCATGAACAAAGTGGATATGGTTGATGATGCTGAGTTGTTAGAGCTTGTTGAGATGGAAATTAGAGATTTATTATCTTTCTACGAATATGATGGAGATAATGGTCCAGTTATTCAAGGTTCTGCTTTAGGAGGATTGAATAATGATGCTGCATGGGTTCCTAAAATTTTAGAATTGATGGATGCTGTTGATGCTTGGATCGAAGAGCCAGTACGTGACGTAGCTAAACCATTCTTGATGCCAGTAGAGGACGTATTTACAATTACAGGTCGTGGAACTGTTGCTACAGGTCGTATCGAAACTGGTATTGCTAATACAGGAGATCCTGTTGAAATCATTGGTATGGGAGCTGAAAAATTAACTTCTACTATTACAGGAGTTGAGATGTTCCGTAAAATCCTTGACAGAGGAGAAGCTGGAGATAACGTAGGTTTATTGTTAAGAGGTATTGATAAAGCTGATATCAAAAGAGGTATGGTTATTATTAAGCCAGGTTCAGTAAAACCACACGCTAAATTCAAAGCTGAGGTTTATATCTTGAAAAAAGAAGAAGGTGGACGTCACACTCCATTCCACAATAACTACCGTCCACAGTTCTACGTACGTACAACTGACGTAACAGGAGTTATTTCTTTACCAGCAGGTGTAGAGATGGTAATGCCGGGTGATAACTTGACAATTGAGGTTGCTTTATTAAGCCCAATCGCAATGAACGTAGGTTTACGTTTTGCTATCCGTGAAGGTGGTAGAACAGTAGGTGCTGGTCAGGTTACTGAAATTTTAGAATAA
- the secE gene encoding preprotein translocase subunit SecE, whose protein sequence is MTKVTNYLSEAFEELKSNVTWPAWAEVQKLTIVVAVFSILFALATWGVDEFFAKALAGFFNWLKG, encoded by the coding sequence ATGACAAAAGTTACTAATTATTTATCAGAGGCTTTCGAAGAGTTAAAGTCAAATGTTACTTGGCCAGCTTGGGCTGAAGTTCAAAAATTGACAATTGTTGTGGCTGTATTTTCTATCTTATTCGCTTTGGCAACATGGGGAGTAGATGAATTTTTTGCAAAAGCTTTGGCTGGATTTTTTAACTGGTTAAAAGGATAA
- the nusG gene encoding transcription termination/antitermination protein NusG, translating into MADNNVKKWYVVRAVSGQENKVKAYIETEIARLGMGDYVSQVLVPTEKVVTVKEGKKMSKDKVYFPGYVMIEANLVGEIPHIIKSITSVIGFLGETKGGEPVPLRLSEVNRMLGKVDELAVNTDTRSIPFSVGETVKVIDGPFNGFNGSVEKINEEKRKLEVMVKIFGRKTPLELSFMQVEKV; encoded by the coding sequence ATGGCAGATAATAATGTGAAAAAATGGTATGTAGTTAGAGCTGTAAGCGGACAAGAAAACAAAGTCAAAGCTTATATCGAAACTGAAATTGCCAGATTAGGTATGGGTGATTATGTTTCCCAGGTTTTAGTGCCTACAGAAAAAGTAGTTACTGTAAAAGAGGGAAAGAAAATGTCTAAGGATAAAGTTTATTTTCCTGGATATGTTATGATCGAAGCCAACTTGGTTGGTGAGATACCTCATATTATTAAGTCAATTACTAGTGTTATTGGTTTTTTAGGAGAGACTAAAGGCGGGGAACCTGTTCCTTTGAGACTATCTGAAGTTAACCGTATGTTAGGTAAGGTAGATGAATTGGCTGTAAATACAGATACAAGATCTATACCATTTAGTGTTGGCGAGACTGTTAAGGTTATTGATGGTCCTTTTAACGGATTTAATGGTTCTGTTGAAAAAATCAATGAAGAGAAGCGTAAACTTGAGGTTATGGTTAAGATTTTCGGAAGAAAAACACCATTAGAATTAAGCTTTATGCAAGTAGAAAAAGTATAA
- the rplK gene encoding 50S ribosomal protein L11 has translation MAKEISKVVKLQVKGGAANPSPPVGPALGAAGVNIMEFCKQFNARTQDKPGKICPVQITVYKDKSFDFVVKTPPAAVQLMEAAKLKSGSGEPNRKKVASVTWEQIRTIAEDKMPDLNAFTVEAAMSMVAGTARSMGITVSGDAPF, from the coding sequence ATGGCTAAAGAAATTAGTAAGGTAGTTAAACTACAAGTTAAGGGAGGTGCTGCGAACCCGTCGCCACCGGTTGGACCTGCTTTAGGAGCTGCTGGGGTTAATATCATGGAGTTTTGTAAGCAATTTAATGCTAGAACTCAAGATAAACCTGGCAAAATTTGTCCAGTGCAAATCACTGTGTACAAAGACAAATCATTTGATTTTGTTGTTAAGACTCCTCCAGCAGCGGTTCAGTTAATGGAAGCTGCAAAGCTAAAATCTGGTTCTGGTGAGCCTAATCGTAAAAAAGTAGCTAGCGTTACTTGGGAACAAATTAGAACTATTGCTGAAGACAAAATGCCAGACTTAAACGCTTTCACTGTGGAAGCTGCAATGAGTATGGTTGCTGGAACAGCTAGATCTATGGGTATAACTGTATCAGGAGACGCTCCTTTTTAA